Proteins encoded together in one Streptomyces sp. B1I3 window:
- a CDS encoding heat shock protein transcriptional repressor HspR — protein MDGRRRNPYQLTDESPVYVISIAAQLSGLHPQTLRQYDRLGLVSPDRTAGRGRRYSARDIELLRTVQQLSQDEGINLAGIKRIIELENQVAALQQRVAELSAAVDGAAVAMQQREAQVHASYRRDLVPYQDVQQTGALVVWRPKRPKD, from the coding sequence ATGGACGGCCGTCGACGCAATCCGTACCAGCTGACGGACGAATCACCGGTCTACGTCATTTCGATCGCGGCCCAGCTCTCGGGCCTCCACCCGCAGACGCTGCGCCAGTACGACCGCCTCGGCCTGGTCTCGCCCGACCGCACGGCCGGACGCGGCCGGCGCTACTCCGCCCGGGACATCGAGCTGCTGCGCACGGTGCAGCAGCTGTCGCAGGACGAAGGCATCAACCTCGCGGGCATCAAGCGCATCATCGAGCTGGAGAACCAGGTCGCCGCCCTCCAGCAGCGTGTCGCCGAACTCTCGGCGGCCGTGGACGGCGCGGCCGTGGCCATGCAGCAGCGCGAGGCCCAGGTGCACGCCTCCTACCGGCGCGACCTCGTGCCGTACCAGGACGTGCAGCAGACCGGTGCGCTGGTGGTCTGGCGGCCCAAGAGGCCGAAGGACTGA
- a CDS encoding LuxR C-terminal-related transcriptional regulator has protein sequence MDADEAKRAHPHGTRELCAPAVSLYKQALRAGRIARSDLAAAPCLLELALVHPDPDDSAWLRPVPASAALAYLLQPIAREIDERIQLTTALAGTLAPLATITNDDPNLAITVLEGRPLIISALEEASARATEEVLTAQPGGNRLEHHIRQAIGNGRAAIAGGARLRHLYQHPARYSPRLREYLSQMPGDRLEVRTIEQRVDRLIIFDRTVAYAQVAPHEDVALEIRHPALVRYLTRVYEVLWAQATPYTRQLPSAAPGTRVTAVQQSIARLLVEGLVDDEVARELGISVRTCRSHISKLMQRVDAHSRTQLGARLVRSGIAEPDGTPPGVTEPPPDIPPGGE, from the coding sequence AGCGGGCGCATCCGCACGGAACCCGAGAACTCTGCGCCCCGGCCGTCAGCCTGTACAAGCAGGCGTTGCGCGCCGGACGCATCGCGCGCAGCGACCTCGCGGCCGCCCCGTGCCTGCTCGAGCTGGCCCTCGTCCACCCCGACCCGGACGACAGCGCGTGGCTACGCCCCGTGCCGGCCTCCGCCGCCCTGGCCTACCTGTTGCAGCCCATCGCCCGGGAGATCGACGAGCGGATACAGCTCACCACCGCTCTCGCCGGGACGCTGGCGCCTCTGGCGACGATCACCAACGACGACCCCAATCTCGCCATCACCGTGCTCGAGGGGAGGCCGCTGATCATCTCGGCGCTCGAGGAAGCCTCCGCACGCGCCACCGAAGAGGTTCTGACCGCGCAACCGGGCGGCAACCGCCTCGAGCACCACATCCGGCAGGCCATAGGCAACGGCCGCGCCGCGATCGCCGGAGGCGCCCGCCTCAGGCACCTCTACCAGCATCCCGCGCGCTACAGCCCGCGGCTCAGGGAGTACCTGTCCCAGATGCCGGGCGACCGCCTCGAGGTGCGCACCATCGAGCAGAGGGTCGACCGCCTCATCATCTTCGACCGCACCGTGGCCTACGCCCAGGTGGCACCCCACGAGGACGTGGCCCTGGAGATCCGGCATCCGGCCCTGGTCCGCTACCTCACCCGGGTCTACGAGGTCCTGTGGGCACAGGCCACCCCGTACACCCGGCAGCTTCCGTCCGCCGCCCCCGGTACCCGTGTCACCGCCGTCCAGCAGAGCATCGCCCGGCTCCTCGTCGAGGGCCTCGTCGACGACGAGGTGGCCCGTGAGCTGGGCATCAGCGTCCGCACGTGCCGCTCCCACATCTCCAAGCTCATGCAGAGGGTCGACGCACACAGCCGTACCCAGTTGGGCGCGCGCCTCGTGCGGTCCGGCATCGCGGAGCCGGACGGCACTCCGCCCGGCGTGACGGAACCGCCGCCGGACATCCCGCCGGGCGGAGAGTGA